A segment of the Bradyrhizobium sp. CCBAU 53340 genome:
CGTGATCGAAAGCCGGGTCAGAAGCGGCATGGGAGGGGATGAGGCCGTTCCGTTCTCCGATCGCGGCGCAGCCGAGAAATTCGCTGCCGAAAATGGCGGCAGGATCGTCGGGTTCGACGATGTGCCCCGCGACTACGTCTTGACGTCGGCGACCGCCAACATTGACGCCACGTCCGACGCAACTGATGGGCTGCCGGGCGAGCGATCGAAAGGGCAACCATGATGCAAATGCCGACGCGCCGACGCTTCATCCGGATCAGTGCCGCAGCGGCGGGCCTCAGCCTGCTGTCCGGCGGGCGCTCCATTCATGCCGAGGTCGTGCCGACTGTCTGGCGAGGCACGATGCTGGGTGCGGTCGCGACGATGGAGGTTCACTGCGAGGACCGCAGCCGTGCGGACCGGCTGATCGCGCTGGCTTGCGCAGAGGCGCGCCGGCTCGAGCGGCTGTTCAGCCTTTACCTGAACGACTCTGCGCTGGTCGAATTGAACCGCACCGGGATTCTGGTTGATCCAGCTGCCGAGATGGTCGATCTGCTATCGGCCTCGCAGCACTACTCCCGCCTGACAGGCGGACTGTTCGATGTCACCGTGCAGCCGCTGTGGGACCTCTATGCCAGCCATTTCGCGCAGGATGATGCGGACCCGGCCGGCCCGGCAGCGGCTGCGATCCACGCCGCGCTGGCGCGCGTCGGGAGCGACCGTATGACGGTCGGCCGCGACCGCATCGTGATACCCCGCGGCATGGCCATCACCCTGAATGGCATCGCGCAGGGCTATGTCACGGACAAGGTGGTGGATCTGCTGCGCGCCCACGGCGTCACCCACAGCCTGGTCGATATGGGGGAAGCTCGGGCGATTGGCGCGCGACCGGACGGACGATCATGGGAGGTCGGCATTGCCGATCCGGATATCGAGGGCCAGACGAAAGCGGTGCTGCCGATCGTCGACCGTGCGGTGTCCACCTCGGGCAATTATGGCTTCAGGTTCGACCCCAGGGCACAATTCAACCACCTGTTCGATCCGCAAACCGGCGGATGCGCTCACCGCTATCGCAGCGTGACCACTGTGTCCCGCAGCGCGACCGCGGCTGATGCCTTATCGACGGCGTTCAGCTTCATGCCGGACGAGCAGATTCGATCGTTGCTGCCAAGGGTCGACATCGATCGCGTGTATCTGATCAATGACGCCGGTCAATCGATCGACATCGCCGCGTAGCGGCTGCTAAATCGTCTGACGCGAAGAGCGTCGGCGAATCCTAGCCGGTCGAGATGGCCGAAGCCGATATTGCCCTTGAAC
Coding sequences within it:
- a CDS encoding FAD:protein FMN transferase, which translates into the protein MMQMPTRRRFIRISAAAAGLSLLSGGRSIHAEVVPTVWRGTMLGAVATMEVHCEDRSRADRLIALACAEARRLERLFSLYLNDSALVELNRTGILVDPAAEMVDLLSASQHYSRLTGGLFDVTVQPLWDLYASHFAQDDADPAGPAAAAIHAALARVGSDRMTVGRDRIVIPRGMAITLNGIAQGYVTDKVVDLLRAHGVTHSLVDMGEARAIGARPDGRSWEVGIADPDIEGQTKAVLPIVDRAVSTSGNYGFRFDPRAQFNHLFDPQTGGCAHRYRSVTTVSRSATAADALSTAFSFMPDEQIRSLLPRVDIDRVYLINDAGQSIDIAA